From Actinomyces sp. oral taxon 171 str. F0337, one genomic window encodes:
- a CDS encoding acyltransferase family protein, whose protein sequence is MTETGASVGAAAAKPVAGKRTRIFYLDLVRALAALLIVLTHFNNPYLADGGYVLTNFPFGIYVGGLGVSLFLIISGAALTVTYRRPINLKRFYWKRCLNIYPMFWTAWILATLYFFVATGGRPPNSAPTRSLIFTVLGVDGLVANFQVRTAYLLGEWFLGFILLYYLVFPLLLWAIDRFPIITGVLILAAYAATVIIMQRYFAGYSSAMILTTRLPELAFGSYFVLYVRRVHWGVVIPAAAVLAVSAMLPEEIPEDVATTLVGISAFLILVVVGRYVAIQPVRVLVDLIAKYSYPIFLVHHVVIMVLYEKINVAGFVPVQRYTMLVATCVIVFGLSVALVRITDHVVAFVTRAFKGMSWRPEVSEVER, encoded by the coding sequence GTGACCGAGACGGGCGCGTCGGTGGGAGCGGCGGCTGCGAAGCCGGTCGCCGGGAAGCGGACCAGGATCTTCTACCTGGACCTGGTCCGAGCCCTGGCGGCGCTTCTCATCGTCCTCACCCACTTCAACAACCCCTACCTGGCTGATGGCGGCTACGTTCTGACCAACTTCCCCTTCGGCATCTATGTGGGCGGGTTGGGCGTCTCCCTGTTCCTCATCATCTCCGGGGCCGCCCTGACGGTGACCTATCGGAGACCGATCAATCTCAAACGGTTCTACTGGAAGCGCTGTCTCAACATCTACCCGATGTTCTGGACCGCCTGGATCCTCGCGACGCTCTACTTCTTCGTCGCGACCGGGGGCCGGCCGCCCAACAGCGCCCCGACTCGCTCCCTCATCTTCACAGTCCTCGGCGTGGACGGTCTGGTTGCCAACTTCCAGGTGCGCACCGCCTACCTCCTGGGGGAGTGGTTCCTCGGTTTCATCCTCCTGTACTACCTCGTCTTCCCGCTGCTGCTGTGGGCCATCGACCGCTTCCCGATCATCACCGGCGTTCTCATCCTGGCGGCCTACGCCGCCACCGTGATCATCATGCAGCGCTACTTCGCGGGCTACTCCTCGGCGATGATCCTCACCACCAGACTCCCCGAGCTGGCCTTCGGCAGCTACTTCGTCCTCTACGTCCGCCGGGTTCACTGGGGCGTGGTCATTCCCGCTGCAGCGGTCCTGGCCGTCTCGGCCATGCTCCCCGAGGAGATTCCCGAGGACGTGGCCACCACGCTCGTCGGCATCTCGGCCTTCCTCATCCTCGTGGTCGTCGGCCGCTACGTGGCGATCCAGCCGGTACGCGTACTCGTCGATCTCATCGCCAAGTACTCCTACCCGATCTTCCTGGTCCACCACGTCGTCATCATGGTCCTCTACGAGAAGATCAATGTGGCGGGCTTCGTTCCGGTTCAGCGCTACACGATGCTGGTCGCGACCTGCGTCATCGTCTTCGGCCTGTCGGTGGCGCTGGTGAGGATCACCGATCACGTCGTCGCTTTCGTCACCAGGGCCTTCAAGGGCATGAGCTGGCGTCCCGAGGTCTCCGAGGTCGAACGCTGA
- a CDS encoding rhamnan synthesis F family protein — translation MATLGQDPKRLGIFFFFDAQGIVDSYVETLLTDMVKNLSELVIVVNGELTAKSYARLTAFTDNIILRENKGLDAWAYKTAMESYGWDRLVEFDEIVLFNATIMGPVHPFEEMFTEMAGRDIDFWGITWFHLAPGDPFGHSLEGYLPRHLQSHFHAYRRSLVSSKAFQDYWDNLPQINSYEESVGLHEAPFTQRFERLGFVSDVYVNTEDLEGFTLQPILFTPKQLIAERRCPIFKRRSFFHSYEDVLHQAVGNATVELYEYLRDHTDFDTNLIWDNALRSMNMADLVKNLQLTYVLPTQAVVREPKQQKVALIAHLYFMDLLDSTLAYARSMPEGTDLILTVGSQEKAELVERACQDLPYNVDVRVIENRGRDVSALLVGCKDIVDDYDLVCFMHDKKVTQLSPYTVGEGFARKCFDNLLPTREFVENVVATFDSEPRLGLLSPTPPNHADYFPIYSYSWGPNFDRTKMLLEKELNLNVPLDAHKEVIAPLGTMFWFRPAALKPLFDHDWQWEDFPPEPNDIDGTILHAIERAYGYVAQASGYFCGWLFSDSFARIELTNLSFYTREFTTAVSQHWGVDAEQRMIQRVRSARSTRQQVKEQVGRWIPAAVRSPLKGAYRRVRGIGE, via the coding sequence ATGGCAACGCTCGGCCAGGACCCGAAGCGACTCGGGATCTTCTTCTTCTTCGACGCTCAGGGCATCGTGGACTCCTACGTGGAGACCCTGCTCACTGACATGGTCAAGAACCTCTCCGAGCTGGTCATCGTCGTCAACGGTGAGCTGACCGCCAAGAGCTATGCCAGGCTGACCGCCTTCACGGACAACATCATCCTTCGGGAGAACAAGGGGCTGGACGCCTGGGCGTACAAGACGGCCATGGAGAGCTACGGCTGGGACAGGCTCGTCGAGTTCGACGAGATCGTCCTGTTCAACGCCACCATCATGGGGCCGGTGCACCCCTTCGAGGAGATGTTCACCGAGATGGCGGGGCGGGACATCGACTTCTGGGGAATTACCTGGTTCCACCTGGCCCCCGGCGACCCCTTCGGGCACTCTCTGGAGGGGTACCTGCCCCGTCATCTTCAGTCCCACTTCCACGCCTACCGGCGCTCCCTGGTCTCCTCCAAGGCGTTCCAGGACTACTGGGACAACCTGCCTCAGATCAATTCCTACGAGGAGTCCGTGGGGCTCCACGAGGCGCCCTTCACGCAGCGCTTCGAGCGGCTCGGCTTCGTCTCCGACGTGTATGTCAATACTGAGGACCTGGAGGGCTTCACCCTGCAGCCCATCCTCTTCACCCCCAAGCAGCTCATTGCGGAGAGGCGCTGCCCCATCTTCAAGCGCCGCTCCTTCTTCCACAGCTACGAGGACGTGCTTCACCAGGCCGTGGGCAACGCGACCGTCGAGCTCTACGAGTACCTGCGCGACCACACCGACTTCGACACGAACCTCATCTGGGACAACGCCCTGCGCTCCATGAACATGGCAGACCTGGTGAAGAACCTCCAGCTCACCTACGTCCTGCCCACGCAGGCGGTGGTTCGCGAGCCGAAGCAGCAGAAGGTCGCCCTCATCGCGCACCTGTACTTCATGGATCTCCTGGACTCCACGCTCGCCTACGCCCGGTCCATGCCCGAGGGGACGGACCTCATCCTCACCGTCGGTTCCCAGGAGAAGGCGGAGCTGGTGGAGCGGGCGTGCCAGGACCTGCCCTACAACGTGGACGTGCGTGTCATCGAGAATCGGGGCCGGGACGTCAGCGCGCTCCTGGTGGGGTGCAAGGACATCGTCGACGACTACGACCTGGTCTGCTTCATGCACGACAAGAAGGTCACCCAGCTAAGCCCCTACACCGTGGGCGAGGGCTTCGCCCGCAAGTGCTTCGACAATCTCCTCCCGACTCGAGAGTTCGTCGAGAACGTCGTCGCCACCTTCGACTCGGAGCCCCGGCTCGGTCTGCTCTCGCCGACCCCTCCCAACCATGCCGACTACTTCCCCATCTACTCCTACAGCTGGGGGCCGAACTTCGATCGCACGAAGATGCTCCTGGAGAAGGAGCTGAACCTGAACGTCCCGCTCGATGCTCACAAGGAGGTCATCGCCCCGCTGGGCACCATGTTCTGGTTCCGGCCGGCCGCTCTCAAGCCGCTCTTCGACCACGACTGGCAGTGGGAGGACTTCCCGCCCGAGCCGAACGACATCGACGGAACCATCCTCCACGCCATCGAGCGCGCCTACGGCTATGTCGCGCAGGCCTCTGGCTACTTCTGCGGGTGGCTCTTCTCCGACTCCTTCGCGCGGATCGAGCTGACGAATCTGTCGTTCTACACCAGGGAGTTCACCACCGCGGTGTCGCAGCACTGGGGGGTTGATGCCGAGCAGCGAATGATCCAACGGGTCCGTAGCGCTCGCAGCACTCGTCAGCAGGTCAAGGAGCAGGTCGGCCGCTGGATCCCGGCCGCAGTGCGCTCGCCCCTCAAGGGCGCCTACCGCCGAGTCAGGGGGATCGGGGAGTGA
- a CDS encoding NAD-dependent epimerase/dehydratase family protein, with product MAKTVLVTGAGGYIGRHVVTALLERGLDVKALDLRLDGVDERAERLSLDLFSGDADIYDQMGRPDVVLHMAWRDGFKHASNAHMDDLAKHVRLIENLYAGGLKQLAVMGTMHEVGYWEGAIDESSPCNPASLYGIAKNALRETTFLSAKKHGAVAQWIRAYYIVGDDKFGNSIFSKLLEAAEEGRTTFPFTTGKNRYDFISVDELATQIAAIVDQTEVDGIINACTGEPMTLADRVEAYIRDNDLDMTLEYGAFPDRPYDSPGVWGDPTRIRRILASSAG from the coding sequence ATGGCAAAGACAGTTCTCGTCACTGGAGCAGGCGGCTACATCGGTCGCCACGTCGTCACCGCGCTCCTGGAGCGCGGCCTGGATGTCAAGGCCCTCGACCTGCGACTCGACGGCGTCGACGAGCGGGCTGAGAGGCTCTCCCTGGACCTCTTCTCCGGGGATGCCGATATCTATGACCAGATGGGGCGTCCTGACGTCGTCCTGCACATGGCCTGGCGCGACGGCTTCAAGCACGCCTCGAACGCTCATATGGACGACCTGGCCAAGCACGTTCGTCTTATTGAGAACCTGTACGCCGGCGGTCTCAAGCAGCTCGCCGTCATGGGGACCATGCATGAGGTCGGCTACTGGGAGGGCGCCATTGACGAGAGCTCCCCCTGCAACCCCGCCTCGCTCTACGGCATCGCCAAGAACGCACTGCGGGAGACCACCTTCCTGTCGGCCAAGAAGCATGGCGCCGTCGCCCAGTGGATCCGTGCCTACTACATCGTGGGTGACGACAAGTTCGGCAACTCGATCTTCTCCAAGCTCCTGGAGGCCGCCGAGGAGGGGCGCACCACCTTCCCCTTCACCACGGGCAAGAACCGCTACGACTTCATCTCCGTGGATGAGCTGGCCACGCAGATCGCCGCGATCGTGGACCAGACCGAGGTCGACGGCATCATCAACGCCTGCACCGGCGAGCCGATGACCCTGGCCGACCGCGTCGAGGCCTACATTCGGGACAACGACCTGGACATGACCCTGGAGTACGGGGCCTTCCCGGATCGGCCCTACGACTCGCCCGGTGTATGGGGCGACCCGACGAGGATCCGCCGTATTCTCGCCTCAAGCGCGGGCTGA
- a CDS encoding membrane protein, whose protein sequence is MSGKAAKNSTGQAGNDNAEKTDHDSTPETRAQEKNGQSAGASGGTKTLPASGAGSRLRARFDSEVDRGREVIERVVRSRLGRWWNDTERPGLVDWALLGVILLGAYAFFLYGDVRATFEHSFNFLDAVLQGRIGDFYRIAIEHTSTGHPAVYDIPLYLLFGLWNLPTYVLYRITGFQYLLSTPAQLWLKTMMVLAALVAAKVLVDIARDLGVGRQRSKWVAFFFLSSMTLFVPVFVIVQYDIIMIVFILLGLRAYLRGRLGRFLLWFAIANTLKLFAIFIFVPLLLLREKRLRVVALQVVVGLIGLVGCRAIYHGNVAYKASTGGFMSSMLQRLTAVGVPWQGSMIPIFVVFMVGIGIFAYLRCPQGTKALAADAVYICLAIYLVFATVVPLNPYWAVMVSPFAVLIIFLNPRHVLLNSALEMGVGTALFLMYTFTGFSMYDRSILDQLLLPHLATPTAQPRYENPAQFLDVMGISRQGSFIVGFMIACVLAILFINFPRAEMVEKLGRGERVPRSAAWSRLTMPAAFSALVLIPYFVPAVPVAYSAVTDTPQPGGVNILGDGASVTETVTLPSTVEVSSINIAFLAGDIQWLDSSVVNVEVTDASGARVFKTAAPANSLHEGLHEFPAKGLVLRAGERYTVRITSELTEGGSAVVEINPAVDQFPTTENGTTVNGDLLMSISGRTK, encoded by the coding sequence GTGTCCGGTAAAGCTGCGAAGAACAGTACGGGTCAAGCAGGGAACGACAACGCTGAGAAAACTGATCACGACTCCACGCCGGAGACGCGGGCGCAGGAGAAGAACGGGCAGTCGGCCGGTGCGTCCGGCGGTACCAAGACTCTTCCTGCCTCAGGCGCCGGCTCGCGTCTGCGTGCGCGCTTCGACTCGGAGGTCGATCGTGGGCGCGAGGTGATCGAGCGCGTGGTGAGGAGCCGTCTCGGCCGTTGGTGGAACGACACCGAACGTCCCGGTCTCGTGGACTGGGCGCTGCTGGGCGTCATTCTGCTCGGCGCCTACGCCTTCTTCCTCTACGGCGACGTACGAGCCACCTTCGAGCACTCCTTCAACTTCCTGGACGCGGTTCTTCAAGGGCGGATCGGCGACTTCTACCGGATCGCGATCGAGCACACGTCGACCGGTCACCCAGCGGTCTACGACATTCCGCTCTACCTGCTCTTCGGGCTGTGGAACCTGCCGACCTACGTCCTATACCGGATCACCGGCTTCCAGTACCTGCTGTCGACGCCGGCGCAGCTGTGGCTCAAGACCATGATGGTGCTCGCCGCCCTCGTCGCCGCCAAGGTCCTGGTGGACATCGCTCGTGACCTCGGCGTCGGTCGGCAGCGCAGCAAGTGGGTCGCCTTCTTCTTCCTGTCCTCGATGACGCTGTTCGTCCCGGTCTTCGTCATCGTCCAGTACGACATCATCATGATCGTCTTCATCCTGCTGGGGCTGCGCGCCTACCTGCGCGGCCGGCTGGGCAGGTTCCTGCTGTGGTTCGCGATCGCCAACACGCTCAAGCTCTTCGCCATCTTCATCTTCGTGCCGCTTCTGCTACTGAGGGAGAAGCGGCTGCGCGTGGTGGCCCTCCAGGTCGTTGTCGGGCTCATCGGCCTGGTCGGGTGCCGCGCCATCTACCACGGCAATGTGGCGTACAAGGCGTCCACCGGGGGATTCATGAGCAGCATGCTTCAGAGGCTCACTGCCGTGGGGGTCCCGTGGCAGGGCAGCATGATCCCGATCTTCGTGGTGTTCATGGTGGGGATCGGCATCTTCGCCTACCTGCGCTGCCCTCAGGGAACGAAGGCGTTGGCGGCCGATGCGGTCTACATCTGCCTGGCCATCTACCTCGTCTTCGCGACGGTCGTCCCGCTCAATCCCTACTGGGCCGTCATGGTCTCGCCCTTCGCGGTGCTCATCATCTTCCTCAACCCGCGCCACGTGCTGCTCAACTCGGCTCTTGAGATGGGCGTTGGAACCGCGTTGTTCCTCATGTACACCTTCACCGGTTTCTCCATGTACGACCGGTCGATCCTCGATCAGCTGCTTCTGCCTCACCTGGCCACTCCGACGGCGCAGCCCCGCTATGAGAACCCCGCGCAGTTCCTCGACGTCATGGGAATCAGCAGGCAGGGGTCCTTCATCGTCGGCTTCATGATCGCCTGCGTTCTGGCGATCCTCTTCATCAACTTCCCGCGCGCCGAGATGGTGGAGAAGCTGGGGCGGGGCGAGCGGGTCCCGCGCTCCGCGGCCTGGTCGCGCCTGACCATGCCTGCGGCGTTCAGCGCGCTCGTGCTGATCCCCTACTTCGTGCCGGCAGTTCCGGTGGCGTACTCAGCGGTCACCGACACCCCCCAGCCGGGAGGCGTCAACATCCTCGGTGACGGAGCGAGCGTCACCGAGACCGTCACCCTGCCGTCGACCGTGGAGGTCAGCTCCATCAATATCGCCTTCCTGGCAGGAGACATCCAGTGGCTCGACTCCTCGGTGGTCAACGTCGAGGTCACGGACGCCTCCGGTGCCCGGGTCTTCAAGACCGCGGCGCCGGCGAACTCCCTCCACGAGGGTCTGCACGAGTTCCCGGCCAAAGGACTCGTCCTGCGCGCTGGTGAGAGGTACACCGTGAGGATCACCAGTGAGCTGACCGAGGGCGGCAGCGCCGTCGTCGAGATCAATCCCGCGGTCGACCAGTTCCCGACCACGGAGAACGGAACGACCGTCAACGGCGATCTCCTCATGTCCATCAGCGGCAGAACCAAGTGA
- a CDS encoding GtrA family protein: MNALQEKARPLVLQFGRFLVVGGISFCVDFGLFTVLYGLGVPHLVASATSFSTSVVLNYILSRRYVFEAQENVSVLKEFTLYVLLNVVALGLNTLILYVCADLAGMSPFLGKIIATAIVLIYNFISRKALLERLGASSGATAVHHSDEQAGSRVR, from the coding sequence TTGAACGCCCTCCAGGAGAAAGCGCGCCCCCTCGTTCTTCAGTTCGGGCGCTTCCTCGTTGTCGGCGGCATCTCCTTCTGCGTTGACTTCGGCCTCTTCACCGTGCTGTACGGGCTGGGCGTCCCCCACCTCGTCGCCAGCGCGACGTCCTTCTCCACCTCGGTGGTCCTCAACTACATCCTCTCCAGGCGCTACGTGTTCGAGGCCCAGGAGAACGTCAGTGTCCTCAAGGAGTTCACGCTGTATGTTCTGCTCAACGTGGTCGCACTGGGCTTGAACACCCTCATCCTCTATGTGTGCGCCGACCTCGCCGGAATGAGTCCCTTCCTGGGGAAGATCATCGCCACGGCAATCGTGCTCATCTACAACTTCATCTCCCGCAAAGCCCTCCTGGAGCGTCTCGGTGCCTCCTCCGGGGCGACCGCCGTCCATCACTCCGACGAACAGGCAGGCTCTCGTGTCCGGTAA